Below is a genomic region from Candidatus Gastranaerophilales bacterium.
CTGCCAAATGAATCAAAAAAAGACATGCTTGAAACAGCAAAGGTTCTCGGGGACATGGGAATAGACGGCGTCAAAATCCACATGCTTTGCGTATTAAAAAACACAAAACTTGCTGAATTATATCAAAATGGACAAATACACCTAATGAGCGAAGATGAATACGTTGAAACTGTCTGCGACTTTTTAGAGCTACTTCCACCTAACGTGGTTTTAGAAAGATTTGCCGGCAATGGTTTGAAATCTGAACGAGTCCAACCTTCTTGGCTTGAAAAAAAATGGGTGCTTATAAACAAATTAGATGCGGAATTTAAACGCAGAAACTCTTATCAAGGTGCCATGCTTATTAATGTGTAAGCTGTTTTTTTAATATTTGTAAGTCTTTTAGAGCTTTTTCATCAAGTAACTTCGGCTCGCCTAATAATTTAGAAAAAACTGCAACCTGTGCATAGGTTTCTGCTGTTTCAGTTTTATAAAAAGCATGACGTAGAGTTTTATCACCGCATATAATGCCATGATTTGCCATTAAAACTGCATCATAGCGAGCAAACAGCTTTGCTGTATTATCTACAAGCTCTTTTGATGACGGCATCGCATATTCTGCAATAGGAATTTTTCCAAAATACAAAACGTTCTCTGCCATTATTGGCATGTCCAAATCTTTATGGGCAACTGCAAACGTACACACATAAGGTGCATGACAATGAACAATAGCATTCAAATCAGGCCTTTTTTTATATATTGCCAAATGCAAAAAACTTTCTGATGAAGGATTTTTACCCTCTATTAATGGCTGCCCGTTGATGTCGACGAAAACCACATCTTCCATCGACAAATCGCCAAGTGCTGTACCTGTAGCGGTAACCAAAAAACCGTCGCCAAGACGCATGCTTATATTGCCTGATGTTCCTGATGTCAAATTCTTGAAATATAGTTTCTTTCCTATTTCAATAATTGCATTTTTTTCTTCTGTAAAATCCATTATGCCCCCATACAAACTTTTTTCTAATAATAACAAATTTTCATCACAAACGCCAGAAATTTGGTGTATCTGCTATAATAAACTTATGTTTATAAATAATATTCAGCTTAAAAATTATAGAAACTACGAGGATTTATCTATTGATTTGTCTTCAAAAAAAATCCTATTAATTGGCAAAAATGCTCAAGGCAAAACTAATCTTCTTGAGGCAATATATTATCTTTCCTCGCTGAACTCTATTCGAGCAAAAACTGATGCAGAATTAATAAAATGGGGCTCTCAATTCGCTTCGATAAAAGCTGGTTTCAACAAAAACGATATCGAAATTGAACTTGATATATTAATAAATCCGCCTAAGAAAAAAATCCTTAAAATTAACGGGCTCAAAAAAAGCAAATCGGCTGAATTTATCTCTTGCCTTTCTACTGTAAGCTTTTCTTCATCGGATTTATTGCTTTTAAGAGGTGCACCTGATGACAGAAGAAAATGGCTCGATTTAGCAATTAGCCAAATTTATCCTGCCTATATTGACAGACTCGCTAAATTCAACAAAATTCGCATCCAGAAAAATAATTATTTGAAATCTCTAAAAACAAATCTATCTTCTGATACTTCAATTTTAGATGTATGGAACGAACAATTCGCAATAGCAGGAAGCAATATTATATTTATAAGACTCAATTTTCTCAAGGAAATTCAGAAAATAGCAAATAAAAAACATTCTGAAATTTCAAAATCAGAAAACCTAAAACTTGAATACAACTCGACAATTTGCGGAAATGTTTTTGCTGATGAAAACAACACGCCAAACATCGAAGAAATATTAAAACAATTTAACGAAAATTTAAACCTAAAAAAACAAGAAGAAATCATTAGAGCCCAATCAGTCATTGGACCTCATCGAGATGATTTGTCATTTTACATCAATAATATCGACTCAAAAAAATTTGCATCACAAGGTCAACAAAGAACTATAGTCCTTGCACTTAAACTAGCTGAACTTCAAATTATAAAGAACAAAACAGGCGAAAATGCAATCTTGCTTCTAGACGATGTTTTGGCTGAGCTCGATAATCTAAGACAAAATTATTTGCTCGACGCAATTGGCGAAAATACTCAAACTGTTATTACCTCTGTCGATACACTGCATTTTGACAAAAAATATTTGGAAAACGTAAAAATATACACAATAGACTCCAATGAAAATGGAGCCTTTATTACAAAAAATCAAAACATTTAAAAAGCACCTTCATAAGAAAGTGCTTTTTAATCATTGCTTATTTAACTTACTAGAAGTTTAATCCGCCTTCTCTCGCCGCATCAGCTAAAGCTGCAACACGACCATGATAAACGAATCCGCCTCTGTCAAAAACGACATCTTTAACGTTTTTTGCAATCGCTTTTTTAGCCAAAGCTTCACCGACAACTTTTGCAGAATCAATGTTTCCACCGTGAGCCAATTTTTCTTTCAAATCCTTATCGATTGAAGAAGCTGCACATATTGTAACACGTTTTACATCATCAATGATTTGAGCATAAATGTGCTTTGTACTTCTGTAAACTGCTAATCTCGGAGCTTCTGTAGTTCCTTCAATTTTAACTCTTATTCTTTTATGTCTTTTTTGAGCTTGTGCTTTTCTGTTCTTAATTGAAATCATTTTTATTTCCTTTCACCAAAACCTTCTTGCGTTTTACAAGGGTTTATATTGGCAATTTTAATTATACATATTATAAATTGATAAACTATATCACTTTAAAACCTATTTTTTACCTGTTTTACCGGCTTTTCTTCTGATATGTTCACCTTCGTATTTAACACCCTTTCCTTTGTAAACTTCAGGAGGACGTTTTGATCTGATTGCAGCTGCAACATCACCGACTGTTTGTTTATTCGAACCGGTTACTGTGATTTTTGTATTAGCTTCAACTGCGATTTTGATTCCTTGAGGTGCTTCGATATTAATCGGGTGAGAATAACCTAAAACTAAATTCAAGGTATTTCCTTGCATTGCGGCTCTATAACCTACACCAACAATTTCAAGTTTTTTCTCAAAACCATTTTTTACACCATTAATTGCATTTGCAACCAATGTTCTTGACAAACCGTGAAGTGAACGGCACAATCTTGATTCATCAGCTCTTGTGACAATGACATGGTTGTCTTCTATTTTTAATGAAATTTCCGGTCTTACTTCTACTTCTTCAGTCCCTAAAGGTCCTTTAGCTGTAATTTTTTGACCATCAATTTTTACATCAACGCCTGATGGAATTTCAACAGGCAATCTTCCTATACGTGACATTTTTTCTCCTTTTGGTATATTTTACTAATTTATTATACTTGAGTTTTTCTACCGATTACACTCAAATATCGGGCTTATGTACTATTTACAGGTAACTTCACTACCAAACGTAGCAAAGGATTTCACCGCCTAATTTTTCATTTTTTGCTTTTCTGTCAGTTAACAAGCCTTTACTTGTACTGATAACAGCAATTCCCATACCACCCAAAACTTGTGGAAGATCTTTAGATTTTGAGTAAGTTCTCAAACCCGGTTTAGAAATTCTTCTTAAGTTTGTGATTACTGGTTTATTTTTCTCATCATATTTTAATTCAATGTTTAAAACCTTAAATTTGCCTGATTCATCAACTGAATAACCAGCTATGTAACCCTCATCTTTAAGTAATTTAGCAAGTTCAACTTTAAGTTTTGAACTTGGCATTTTAACATCTTTATGAGAAACAATATTTGCATTTCTAATTCTTGTTAGCATATCTGCTATTGAATCTGTAGTCATTTTTGTATCCTTTATCTACTTACTAAACGTTTTGTTTTTATGGCGACTGAAGATATTAAAACGAAAATACGTTTATAACCTCAAGCCTCCCTGCTCTAGCAGTATATCCAAAGGCAATTGAAAATTAAAAGTCTAACTTTTTCAAGTATTCTTAATAATTACCAACTAGCTTTAGTTACGCCGGGTAATAATCCTCTGTGAGCCATTTCTCTTAAGTGAATTCTGCAAAGACCGAAATCTCTATGGAATCCGTGAGGTCTACCACAAATAGAACATCTGTTGTGAAGTCTTACTGTAGGATATTTTCCTGCTGCTGCAAGAGCTTCTCTTCTTTGTTCTTTGTTTATCATTGCTTTCTTAGCCACGTGTTACTCCTTTGTTATTTTTTAAATGGCATACCGAGCTCTTTTAGCAAAGCTCTAGCTTCTTCATCTGTTTTAGCAGTTGTAATTATTGAAATATTCATACCTAAAACTGTATCGATTTCATCGTATGAAATTTCAGGGAACAATGATTGTTCTTTCAAACCTAATGTATAATTTCCTCTGCCATCGAAACTTTTTGAGCTTATACCTCTAAAGTCACGAATTCTCGGAAGAACTACACAAATAAGCTTTTGCAAGAAGTCATACATTCTTTCGCCACGCAAAGTAACCATACAACCAACCGGTGAACCTTCTCTTAATTTGAAAGCAGCGATTGATTTTTTAGCCTTTGTAGCTACAGCTCTTTGACCTGAAATTTTAGTCAATTGAGCCACGATTGCTTCAGCTAACTTTGAATTGTGACTGGCTTCACCAACGCCCATATTTACAACGACTTTGTTTAACATAGGAATTTGATGAATATTTTCATATTTGAACTGTTCTTGCAATGCAGGTTTTACATCTTCATTGTATTTTGTTCTTAAATTTTTTGTTGTTGTCATTTTTATTTTTCCTTCGTAGAATGTATCTTCATTTTACTACAAAAATAAGATACCCATACCTATACATCTAATTGTTCGCCACATTTTTTACAAATGCGGACTTTTTTATCACCTTTGACTTCGAATTTAACTCTTGTAGCTTTTTCACAAGATGGACAATATAGCATAACTTTTGATGAGTCCATTGCTGCTTCCATCTTTATTAAACCGCCTTGTACGCCTGCCATCGGATTTGGTTTTGTTGCCTTTGTAATCATGTTAGCACCTTCAACAATAACTTTGTTTTCAGATGTAACAATTTTCTTTACATTGCCAACTTTGCCTTTATCTTTACCTGAGATAACAACCACTTTGTCACCTGTTTTAACATGCAAATCGTGTTGTTCTACGGGTTTTTTTACTCTTTTCATTTCGATTCTCCTATATAACCTCTGGAGCAAGAGAAATTATTTTCATAAAGTTTTTATCTCTAAGCTCACGGGCAACAGGTCCGAAAACACGAGTGCCTCTCGGGTTGCCGTCTTTGTTAATAATTACTGCTGCATTTTCATCAAATCTGATTACTGATCCGTCTTGTCTTTTGATATCAGCTTTAGTTCTAACAACTACTGCTCTAACTACATCAGATTTTTTAACAGTCATGTTTGGTGTAGCATCTTTTACAGTTGCTACTATAACATCTCCTACACGTGCATATTTTCTGTTTGAGCTACCCATTACACGAATGCATAGAAGCTCTTTGGCACCTGTATTATCTGCTACTTGTAATCTGGTTTCTTGTTGTATCATTTTTATTCATCCTTTGGATTAACTTAACTCTTCAGCTAAACTATTTAGCCTTTTGAATTACTTCAACAACTTGCCAACGTTTGTCACCAGACATTGGTTTTGATTCAACTATTCTGACTACATCACCTTCGCCACAAGTGTTCTCAGGATCATGAGCCTTATAGTTTCTTGTTGTTTCGATAATCTTTTTATATTTCGGGTGAGGATTAAATTCAGCTACCTTTACAACAGCTGTTTTATCCATTTTGTCACTTACGACAACACCTTGTTTTTCCTTTTTAGGCATTTTGTTCTGTTACCTCTTAATTATTTTGTTACTTGTTTTTCTTTAATTACAGCTTTTGCTTGTGCAATTTTAGTCTTTAAATTACCGATTTCAGCGGTATTTTCCAACTTTTGCAAAGATTTTTGAACTCTCAAATCAAATAATTGTTTTTTGAAATCAACTACTGCTGTTTGTAGTTCTTCAACTGTTTTTTCACGCATTTCTTCTAATTTCATTGTCATCACCTATTTCTCAACGACTTTTACTTTAATTGGAAGTTTTTGAGCTGCTAATTCAAGAGCATTAACCGCAACATCTCTTTCAGAATATTCTAATTCGAACATAATTCTGCCCGGTTTTACTACTGCTACCCAATATTCCGGTGCACCTTTACCTTTACCCATACGAGTTTCAGCTGGTTTTGCCGTAATCGGTTTATCCGGGAAAATTTTTATCCAGACGTTTCCGCCTCTTTTTATTTCACGAGTCATTGCTCTTCTTGCAGCTTCTATTTGTCTGCTTGTAATCCATGCTGGTTCACAAGCTTGCAAGCCGTAGCTGCCGAACTCAAGTTCTGTACCTCTGGTCTCAGAACCATTCATTCTTCCTTTCATCTTTTTACGATATTTTGTCTTTTTGGGCATTAACATGGTTGTTTTTCGCTCCTAATTATTTTTTTACTAATTTATTCTTTTTCAGATGGGGTTTCAGCTTTTGCTTGGGTTGATTGAGCTTGAGCTCCACGTTTTTTTCTTCTGCCACCTAGTGATTTTTCTTCACCATTTGCAGATTTTTTCATCTTAACGTTTGCATCTGCTTGTTCACCCGGCATTAAATTGCCCTTGAAAATCCAAACTTTTACGCCGATTTTACCCATCATAGTATCTGCTTCAGCGAATCCGTAATCTACATCTGCTCTTAAGGTTTGAAGAGGAATTCTTCCCTCTTTTACCCATTCTGAACGAGCGATTTCATTTCCGCCAAGTCTTCCTGATACCATGATTTTGATACCTTGAACACCTGATCTCATTGTTCTTTGAACAGCTTGTTTCATTGCTCTTCTGAATGCAATACGTTTTTCTAATTGCAATGCAATTGACTCAGATACAAGTTGTGCATCTGCATCAATTCTAGCTACTTCAACAACGTCTATTGTAACGGTTTTGTTGATTAGTTTTGATACTGAGCTTCTTAATTCTTCTATGCCTTGTCCACCACGTCCTACTACGATACCTGGTTTAGCAGTAACAATCGTAATAATTACGTTTTGAGCTTTTCTGGCAATTTGAATTCTTGAAATGCCTGCTGTATATAATTTTTTCTTTATAAACTTTCTGATTTTCGCATCTTCTGCTAAGAACTCTGGGTAATTCTTTTTAGCAAACCATGTGCTTAACCAGGGTTTAATGATTCCTACTCTGAATCCTGTTGGATGTGTCTTTTGTCCCAAAGTTATAGCCTCCTATATTGTCTTTGTAACTGTTACTGTCAAATGAGATGAACGTCTTAGTCTCTTGTATATTCTACCTTGAGCTCTCGGTTTACCTCTTTTGAGGGTTGTACTTTCGTCAGCGAAAATTTCAGAAACTTTTAGTGTATCCGCAGTTGCACCAAATTTTTCTGATGCATTAGCAACGGCAGCAACTATATTCTTTTCGACCACTCTTGCCGCAAAATATGGCATGAATTTAAGAATTTTTATAGCTTCTGATGCTGATTTGCCTCTAACTTCGTTTATTACTCTACGTAATTTACGAGCGGGCATTCTTATATCTGTTTGTTTTGCCTTAGCTTCCATAGTTATTTCCTTTTCGCAGTTTTATCTTGACCAGCGTGACCTCTATATAATCTTGTTGGCGCAAATTCGCCTAATCTGTGGCCAACCATTTGTTCTGTTACAAATACAGGAACGTGTGTTTTACCGTTATGAACAGCTATTGTATGTCCCAACATATCAGGAACTATCATAGATGCTCTAGACCAAGTTTTTACTACTTTCTTCTCTCCTGCTGCATTCATCTTTGTGATTTTAGTTTGAAGAGCTTCTTGTACATATGGGCCTTTTTTTAGTGAACGAGCCATTCATTATCTCCTTTATTAGCGTTTCTTTCTTGCTCTGACTATGTACTTGTCAGACGCTTTGTTAACTTTTCTAGTCTTTGCACCAAGTGCCGGTTTTCCCCAAGGTGTCTTAGGATGTCCGCCGGGACCTGTTTTTCCTTCACCACCACCGTGTGGGTGATCGCAAGGGTTCATCGTAACACCTCTAACGGTAGGTTTGATACCCATATGACGTTTACGACCGGCTTTTCCGATTTTCATGTTCTTGAATTCAGCATTGCCGAGTACACCGACAGTTGCTAAACATTCTTTTCTTATCATTCTCATTTCTGAGCTTGGTAATTTGATTGTTACATAATTGCCTTCTTTAGCCATCAATTGAGCACTTGCTCCTGCTGTTCTGACTAATTGAGCTCCCATTCCCGGAATCATTTCAATATTATGAACCATTGTACCTAACGGTATCAATTCTAATGGCATTGCGTTTCCGACTTGGATTTCTACTCCAGGACCTGAAATGATTTTATCTCCGACATTCAAACCGTGAGGTGTTAAAATGTAGGTCTTTTCTCCGTCTGCATATACAACTAATGAAATTCTTACGTTTCTGTTTGGATCATATTCGATTGTTTTTACAACACCTTCAACACCAAATTTATTACGTTTGAAGTCAATGATACGATATGCTTGTTTATGTCCGCCACCTTTATGACGACAAGTTATTCTTCCTGTATTATTTCTACCGGCTTTCTTTCTGATTGGCATCAAAAGTGATTTTTCGGGGGTAGACGTAGTGATTTCAGCGTAATCACTTTTTGTCATTCCTCTTTGTCCGGGAGAAGTTGGATTTATTTTTCTAATACCCATTGTATTATGCTCCTATTAGTTCTTCTATTGGTTCTCCGTCAATAGTAACGATAGCTTTTTTACTAGATTGAGTTCTACCTACGGAATAGCCCATTCTCTTTTCGTGAGATGGCATGTAAACTGTTCTTACTTGCGTTACTTTCCTTCCAGGGAAAGCAAGTTCAACTGCTTGAGCTACTTCTACTTTTGTTGCGTCTTTGACTACTTCAAAAGTGTATTGATTCATTGTAGTTGCAGTCATTGATTTTTCTGTGATTATAGGTCTCTTTATGATATCGTATAATCTTTCTTTATTTTGTTTCATGTTACTCATTATTTTGATAACCTCTCAGTTATTTCGTTAATAGCTGCTTCTGTAAGGATTACGTTATCAGCTTCTAGTAAGTCTTTTACGTTTAGGTTTGAAGGTATAATTATTTTTACGCTTGGGATATTTCTTGCAGCTAGTTCTAAACAACCGTTTTCTGCTGCTTTTACATCAGCAATAATTAATACTTTTCCTTCAACTTTTAATGCCTTCAATGAATCCATCATCAATTTAGTTTTTGGTTCAGTAATTTCTGAAAAATCTTTAACTAAAATTGTATTT
It encodes:
- a CDS encoding class II aldolase/adducin family protein; the encoded protein is MDFTEEKNAIIEIGKKLYFKNLTSGTSGNISMRLGDGFLVTATGTALGDLSMEDVVFVDINGQPLIEGKNPSSESFLHLAIYKKRPDLNAIVHCHAPYVCTFAVAHKDLDMPIMAENVLYFGKIPIAEYAMPSSKELVDNTAKLFARYDAVLMANHGIICGDKTLRHAFYKTETAETYAQVAVFSKLLGEPKLLDEKALKDLQILKKQLTH
- the recF gene encoding DNA replication/repair protein RecF, with product MFINNIQLKNYRNYEDLSIDLSSKKILLIGKNAQGKTNLLEAIYYLSSLNSIRAKTDAELIKWGSQFASIKAGFNKNDIEIELDILINPPKKKILKINGLKKSKSAEFISCLSTVSFSSSDLLLLRGAPDDRRKWLDLAISQIYPAYIDRLAKFNKIRIQKNNYLKSLKTNLSSDTSILDVWNEQFAIAGSNIIFIRLNFLKEIQKIANKKHSEISKSENLKLEYNSTICGNVFADENNTPNIEEILKQFNENLNLKKQEEIIRAQSVIGPHRDDLSFYINNIDSKKFASQGQQRTIVLALKLAELQIIKNKTGENAILLLDDVLAELDNLRQNYLLDAIGENTQTVITSVDTLHFDKKYLENVKIYTIDSNENGAFITKNQNI
- the rplR gene encoding 50S ribosomal protein L18; this encodes MISIKNRKAQAQKRHKRIRVKIEGTTEAPRLAVYRSTKHIYAQIIDDVKRVTICAASSIDKDLKEKLAHGGNIDSAKVVGEALAKKAIAKNVKDVVFDRGGFVYHGRVAALADAAREGGLNF
- the rplF gene encoding 50S ribosomal protein L6 yields the protein MSRIGRLPVEIPSGVDVKIDGQKITAKGPLGTEEVEVRPEISLKIEDNHVIVTRADESRLCRSLHGLSRTLVANAINGVKNGFEKKLEIVGVGYRAAMQGNTLNLVLGYSHPINIEAPQGIKIAVEANTKITVTGSNKQTVGDVAAAIRSKRPPEVYKGKGVKYEGEHIRRKAGKTGKK
- the rpsH gene encoding 30S ribosomal protein S8, coding for MTTDSIADMLTRIRNANIVSHKDVKMPSSKLKVELAKLLKDEGYIAGYSVDESGKFKVLNIELKYDEKNKPVITNLRRISKPGLRTYSKSKDLPQVLGGMGIAVISTSKGLLTDRKAKNEKLGGEILCYVW
- a CDS encoding type Z 30S ribosomal protein S14, producing MAKKAMINKEQRREALAAAGKYPTVRLHNRCSICGRPHGFHRDFGLCRIHLREMAHRGLLPGVTKASW
- the rplE gene encoding 50S ribosomal protein L5, which produces MTTTKNLRTKYNEDVKPALQEQFKYENIHQIPMLNKVVVNMGVGEASHNSKLAEAIVAQLTKISGQRAVATKAKKSIAAFKLREGSPVGCMVTLRGERMYDFLQKLICVVLPRIRDFRGISSKSFDGRGNYTLGLKEQSLFPEISYDEIDTVLGMNISIITTAKTDEEARALLKELGMPFKK
- the rplX gene encoding 50S ribosomal protein L24, translating into MKRVKKPVEQHDLHVKTGDKVVVISGKDKGKVGNVKKIVTSENKVIVEGANMITKATKPNPMAGVQGGLIKMEAAMDSSKVMLYCPSCEKATRVKFEVKGDKKVRICKKCGEQLDV
- the rplN gene encoding 50S ribosomal protein L14; translation: MIQQETRLQVADNTGAKELLCIRVMGSSNRKYARVGDVIVATVKDATPNMTVKKSDVVRAVVVRTKADIKRQDGSVIRFDENAAVIINKDGNPRGTRVFGPVARELRDKNFMKIISLAPEVI
- the rpsQ gene encoding 30S ribosomal protein S17, with amino-acid sequence MPKKEKQGVVVSDKMDKTAVVKVAEFNPHPKYKKIIETTRNYKAHDPENTCGEGDVVRIVESKPMSGDKRWQVVEVIQKAK
- the rpmC gene encoding 50S ribosomal protein L29, translating into MKLEEMREKTVEELQTAVVDFKKQLFDLRVQKSLQKLENTAEIGNLKTKIAQAKAVIKEKQVTK
- the rplP gene encoding 50S ribosomal protein L16, which gives rise to MLMPKKTKYRKKMKGRMNGSETRGTELEFGSYGLQACEPAWITSRQIEAARRAMTREIKRGGNVWIKIFPDKPITAKPAETRMGKGKGAPEYWVAVVKPGRIMFELEYSERDVAVNALELAAQKLPIKVKVVEK
- the rpsC gene encoding 30S ribosomal protein S3, with the protein product MGQKTHPTGFRVGIIKPWLSTWFAKKNYPEFLAEDAKIRKFIKKKLYTAGISRIQIARKAQNVIITIVTAKPGIVVGRGGQGIEELRSSVSKLINKTVTIDVVEVARIDADAQLVSESIALQLEKRIAFRRAMKQAVQRTMRSGVQGIKIMVSGRLGGNEIARSEWVKEGRIPLQTLRADVDYGFAEADTMMGKIGVKVWIFKGNLMPGEQADANVKMKKSANGEEKSLGGRRKKRGAQAQSTQAKAETPSEKE
- the rplV gene encoding 50S ribosomal protein L22, producing MEAKAKQTDIRMPARKLRRVINEVRGKSASEAIKILKFMPYFAARVVEKNIVAAVANASEKFGATADTLKVSEIFADESTTLKRGKPRAQGRIYKRLRRSSHLTVTVTKTI
- the rpsS gene encoding 30S ribosomal protein S19, with translation MARSLKKGPYVQEALQTKITKMNAAGEKKVVKTWSRASMIVPDMLGHTIAVHNGKTHVPVFVTEQMVGHRLGEFAPTRLYRGHAGQDKTAKRK
- the rplB gene encoding 50S ribosomal protein L2; the protein is MGIRKINPTSPGQRGMTKSDYAEITTSTPEKSLLMPIRKKAGRNNTGRITCRHKGGGHKQAYRIIDFKRNKFGVEGVVKTIEYDPNRNVRISLVVYADGEKTYILTPHGLNVGDKIISGPGVEIQVGNAMPLELIPLGTMVHNIEMIPGMGAQLVRTAGASAQLMAKEGNYVTIKLPSSEMRMIRKECLATVGVLGNAEFKNMKIGKAGRKRHMGIKPTVRGVTMNPCDHPHGGGEGKTGPGGHPKTPWGKPALGAKTRKVNKASDKYIVRARKKR
- the rplW gene encoding 50S ribosomal protein L23 gives rise to the protein MSNMKQNKERLYDIIKRPIITEKSMTATTMNQYTFEVVKDATKVEVAQAVELAFPGRKVTQVRTVYMPSHEKRMGYSVGRTQSSKKAIVTIDGEPIEELIGA